From Streptomyces sp. NBC_01460, a single genomic window includes:
- the bdeA gene encoding bis(hydroxyethyl) terephthalate hydrolase, which yields MQQHLPSGDISPRRHRTSKSRSRTVKGALAAAAATAGLLTALVPGGAQAADNPYERGPAPSNSSIEALRGSYATSQTSVSSLSVRGFGGGTIYYPTSTSDGTFGAVVISPGFTAYESSIAWLGPRLASQGFVVFTIDTNTTVDQPASRGDQLLAALDYLTGSSSVRSRVDSSRLGVMGHSMGGGGTLEAAKDRPSLQAAIPLTGWNTDKTWPEVKTPTLVIGADGDTIAPVATHSGPFYNSLPSSLDKAYLELRGATHFTPNTSNTTIAKYSISWLKRFIDNDTRYEQFLCPLPSTSLTIAEYRGTCPHTS from the coding sequence GTGCAGCAGCACCTCCCCTCCGGCGACATCTCCCCGCGCCGCCACCGGACGTCGAAGAGCCGCTCCCGCACCGTCAAGGGCGCCCTGGCGGCCGCGGCGGCGACCGCCGGTCTGCTCACCGCGCTCGTCCCCGGCGGCGCGCAGGCCGCGGACAACCCGTACGAGCGTGGTCCGGCGCCGAGCAACTCGAGCATCGAGGCGCTCCGCGGCTCCTACGCCACCTCCCAGACCTCCGTGTCCTCGCTGAGTGTCAGAGGCTTCGGCGGCGGGACGATCTACTACCCGACGTCCACCTCGGACGGCACGTTCGGCGCGGTGGTCATCTCGCCCGGCTTCACGGCCTACGAGTCGAGCATCGCGTGGCTGGGACCGCGGCTCGCCTCGCAGGGCTTCGTGGTGTTCACCATCGACACCAACACCACGGTGGACCAGCCGGCCAGCCGTGGTGACCAGTTGCTCGCGGCGCTGGACTACCTCACCGGGAGCAGTTCGGTGCGGAGCCGGGTCGACTCCTCGCGGCTGGGTGTGATGGGCCACTCGATGGGCGGTGGCGGCACGCTCGAGGCGGCAAAGGACCGTCCCTCGCTGCAGGCGGCGATCCCGCTGACGGGGTGGAACACCGACAAGACGTGGCCCGAGGTCAAGACCCCGACGCTGGTCATCGGCGCCGACGGCGACACGATCGCCCCCGTCGCCACGCACTCCGGCCCCTTCTACAACTCCCTGCCGAGCTCGCTGGACAAGGCGTACCTGGAGCTGCGGGGTGCCACGCACTTCACCCCGAACACCTCGAACACGACGATCGCGAAGTACAGCATCTCGTGGCTGAAGCGGTTCATCGACAACGACACCCGCTACGAGCAGTTCCTCTGCCCGCTGCCCTCGACGAGCCTGACCATCGCCGAGTACAGGGGCACCTGCCCGCACACCTCCTGA
- the bdeA gene encoding bis(hydroxyethyl) terephthalate hydrolase: MQQHLPSGDTSPRRHRMSKSRSRTLRFAVAAAAATAGLVTALMPGAQAADNPYERGPAPSNSSIEASRGSYATSQTTVSSLSVRGFGGGTIYYPTSTSDGTFGAVVISPGFTAYQSSIAWLGPRLASQGFVVFTIDTNTTSDQPASRGDQLLAALDYLTGSSSVKSRIDSSRLGVMGHSMGGGGTLEAAKDRPSLQAAIPLTGWNTDKTWPEVKTPTLVIGADGDTVAPVATHSEPFYNSLPSSLDKAYLELRGATHFTPNSSNTTIAKYSISWLKRFIDNDTRYEQFLCPLPSTSLTIAEYKGTCPHTS; the protein is encoded by the coding sequence GTGCAGCAGCACCTCCCCTCCGGCGACACCTCCCCGCGCCGCCACCGGATGTCGAAGAGCCGCTCCCGCACCCTCAGGTTCGCCGTGGCCGCGGCCGCCGCGACGGCCGGCCTCGTCACGGCGCTGATGCCCGGCGCGCAGGCCGCGGACAATCCGTACGAGCGTGGTCCGGCGCCGAGCAACTCGAGCATCGAGGCCAGCCGCGGTTCGTACGCCACGTCGCAGACGACCGTCTCCTCGCTGAGCGTCCGCGGCTTCGGCGGCGGGACGATCTACTACCCGACGTCCACCTCGGACGGCACGTTCGGCGCGGTCGTGATCTCGCCCGGCTTCACCGCCTACCAGTCGAGCATCGCGTGGCTGGGCCCCCGCCTCGCCTCGCAGGGCTTCGTGGTGTTCACCATCGACACCAACACCACCTCGGACCAGCCGGCCAGCCGCGGTGACCAGCTGCTCGCCGCGCTGGACTACCTCACCGGGAGCAGCTCGGTGAAGAGCCGGATCGACTCCTCACGACTCGGGGTCATGGGCCACTCGATGGGCGGTGGCGGCACGCTCGAGGCGGCAAAGGACCGTCCCTCGCTGCAGGCGGCGATCCCGCTGACAGGGTGGAACACCGACAAGACGTGGCCCGAGGTCAAGACCCCGACGCTGGTCATCGGCGCCGACGGCGACACCGTCGCCCCCGTCGCCACGCACTCGGAGCCGTTCTACAACTCGCTCCCCAGCTCGCTGGACAAGGCGTACCTGGAGCTCCGGGGAGCCACCCACTTCACCCCGAACAGCTCCAACACGACGATCGCGAAGTACAGCATCTCGTGGCTGAAGCGGTTCATCGACAACGACACCCGCTACGAGCAGTTCCTCTGCCCGCTGCCGTCGACCAGCCTCACGATCGCGGAGTACAAGGGCACCTGCCCGCACACCTCCTGA
- the hisF gene encoding imidazole glycerol phosphate synthase subunit HisF, producing MTLAVRVIPCLDVDKGRVVKGVNFQNLRDAGDPVEMAKLYDAEGADELTFLDITASSGDRETTYDVVRRTAEQVFIPLTVGGGVRTPDDVDKLLRAGADKVGVNTAAIARPDLIREIAERFGRQVLVLSVDARRTPEGTFEVTTHGGRKGTGIDAVEWAHRAAELGAGEILLNSMDADGTKDGYDTEMIEAVRAHVTVPVIASGGAGRLEDFAPAVGAGADAVLAASVFHFGDLRISEVKGALREAGHPVR from the coding sequence ATGACTCTCGCCGTACGCGTCATCCCCTGCCTGGACGTCGACAAGGGCCGCGTCGTCAAGGGCGTCAACTTCCAGAACCTGCGCGACGCGGGCGACCCCGTCGAGATGGCGAAGCTGTACGACGCCGAGGGCGCCGACGAGCTGACCTTCCTCGACATCACCGCCTCCAGCGGTGACCGGGAGACGACGTACGACGTGGTGCGCCGCACCGCCGAGCAGGTCTTCATCCCGCTCACCGTCGGCGGCGGGGTCCGCACCCCCGACGACGTCGACAAGCTGCTGCGCGCCGGGGCCGACAAGGTCGGGGTCAACACCGCGGCCATCGCACGCCCCGACCTCATCCGCGAGATCGCCGAACGGTTCGGGCGCCAGGTGCTCGTGCTCTCCGTCGACGCCCGCCGCACCCCCGAGGGCACCTTCGAGGTGACGACCCACGGAGGCCGCAAGGGCACCGGCATCGACGCCGTCGAGTGGGCGCACCGGGCGGCCGAGCTCGGCGCCGGCGAGATCCTGCTCAACTCGATGGACGCCGACGGCACCAAGGACGGCTACGACACCGAGATGATCGAGGCGGTACGGGCCCATGTCACGGTCCCCGTCATCGCGTCCGGCGGTGCCGGCCGGCTCGAGGACTTCGCGCCCGCCGTCGGCGCGGGCGCCGACGCGGTGCTCGCCGCGTCCGTCTTCCACTTCGGTGACCTGCGGATCTCCGAGGTCAAGGGCGCTCTGCGCGAGGCCGGGCACCCGGTTCGCTGA
- a CDS encoding RidA family protein: MTDSVRRVSSGGPWEEKFGYSRAVRLPNGLVLVSGCTSVVNGEISAGGPYEQAVASFQAAVDALKQVGLGREDVVRTRMYITHARDVDEVGRAHKELFDDVRPAASMIIVSGFVDPSLVVEVEVEAYRAGER; this comes from the coding sequence ATGACGGACTCCGTACGCCGCGTCTCCTCGGGCGGACCCTGGGAGGAGAAGTTCGGCTACTCCCGTGCGGTGCGGCTGCCGAACGGGCTCGTGCTGGTCTCCGGCTGCACGTCCGTGGTCAACGGCGAGATCTCCGCGGGCGGTCCGTACGAGCAGGCCGTCGCCTCGTTCCAGGCCGCGGTCGACGCCCTGAAGCAGGTCGGACTCGGCCGCGAGGACGTCGTCCGCACCCGGATGTACATCACCCACGCCCGGGACGTCGACGAGGTGGGCCGCGCCCACAAGGAGCTCTTCGACGACGTCCGCCCCGCCGCCTCCATGATCATCGTGTCCGGCTTCGTCGACCCTTCCCTGGTCGTCGAGGTCGAGGTCGAGGCCTACCGGGCAGGTGAGCGATGA
- the priA gene encoding bifunctional 1-(5-phosphoribosyl)-5-((5-phosphoribosylamino)methylideneamino)imidazole-4-carboxamide isomerase/phosphoribosylanthranilate isomerase PriA, protein MPKLELLPAVDVRDGQAVRLVHGESGSETSYGSPLEAALAWQSSGAEWLHLVDLDAAFGTGDNRALIAEVAGAMDIKVELSGGIRDDASLEAALATGCRRVNLGTAALETPEWVAKVIAEHGDKIAVGLDVRGTTLRGRGWTRDGGDLYETLARLDSEGCARYVVTDIAKDGTLEGPNLALLRDVCAATDKPVVASGGVSSLADLRAISLLVPEGVEGAIVGKALYAKAFTLEEALKAVAG, encoded by the coding sequence ATGCCGAAGCTTGAACTGCTCCCCGCCGTAGACGTCCGCGACGGCCAGGCCGTCCGCCTCGTGCACGGCGAATCCGGCTCCGAGACCTCCTACGGCTCGCCGCTCGAGGCGGCCCTCGCCTGGCAGAGCTCCGGCGCCGAGTGGCTGCACCTCGTCGACCTGGACGCGGCCTTCGGCACCGGCGACAACCGTGCGCTGATCGCCGAGGTGGCCGGCGCCATGGACATCAAGGTCGAGCTCTCCGGCGGTATCCGCGACGACGCCTCGCTGGAGGCCGCCCTCGCCACCGGCTGCCGCCGGGTCAACCTCGGCACCGCCGCCCTGGAGACCCCCGAGTGGGTCGCCAAGGTCATCGCCGAGCACGGCGACAAGATCGCCGTCGGCCTCGACGTCCGCGGCACGACGCTGCGCGGCCGCGGCTGGACCCGCGACGGCGGCGACCTCTACGAGACGCTCGCCCGCCTCGACTCCGAGGGCTGCGCCCGCTACGTCGTGACCGACATCGCCAAGGACGGCACGCTGGAGGGCCCCAACCTGGCGCTCCTGCGGGACGTCTGCGCCGCCACCGACAAGCCCGTCGTCGCCTCCGGCGGCGTCTCCTCGCTCGCCGACCTGCGCGCGATCTCCCTGCTCGTCCCCGAGGGCGTCGAGGGCGCCATCGTCGGCAAGGCGCTGTACGCCAAGGCGTTCACCCTGGAAGAGGCGCTCAAGGCGGTCGCCGGATGA
- the hisH gene encoding imidazole glycerol phosphate synthase subunit HisH has protein sequence MSDKKKIVVFDYGFGNVRSAERALAHVGGDVEITRDFDTAMNADGLLVPGVGAFSACMAGLKEARGEWIIGRRLSGGRPVMGICVGMQILFERGIEHGVETEGLDEWPGTVGPLKADVVPHMGWNTVEAPEDSRLFAGLDPESRYYFVHSYAAHDWSLEVTNAKIRAPKVTWATHGERFVAAVENGALWATQFHPEKSGDAGAQLLTNWIETL, from the coding sequence GTGAGCGACAAGAAGAAGATCGTCGTCTTCGACTACGGCTTCGGCAACGTCCGTTCCGCCGAGCGAGCCCTCGCCCACGTCGGCGGGGACGTGGAGATCACCCGTGACTTCGACACCGCGATGAACGCCGACGGGCTGCTCGTCCCCGGCGTCGGTGCCTTCTCGGCCTGCATGGCCGGCCTGAAGGAGGCGCGCGGCGAGTGGATCATCGGGCGCAGGCTGTCCGGCGGCCGTCCCGTCATGGGCATCTGCGTAGGGATGCAGATCCTGTTCGAGCGCGGCATCGAGCACGGCGTCGAGACGGAGGGCCTCGACGAGTGGCCCGGCACCGTCGGACCGCTGAAGGCCGACGTCGTCCCGCACATGGGCTGGAACACCGTCGAAGCCCCGGAGGACTCCCGGCTCTTCGCGGGCCTGGACCCCGAGTCCCGCTACTACTTCGTGCACTCCTACGCGGCGCACGACTGGTCCCTCGAAGTGACCAACGCCAAGATCCGTGCCCCCAAGGTCACCTGGGCCACGCACGGAGAGCGGTTCGTGGCCGCCGTGGAGAACGGCGCGCTGTGGGCCACCCAGTTCCACCCCGAGAAGTCCGGCGATGCCGGCGCCCAGCTGCTGACCAACTGGATCGAGACGCTGTAA
- the hisB gene encoding imidazoleglycerol-phosphate dehydratase HisB: MSRVGRVERTTKETSVLVEINLDGTGKVDVATGVGFYDHMLDQLGRHGLFDLTVKTEGDLHIDSHHTIEDTALALGAAFKQALGDKVGIYRFGNCTVPLDESLAQVTVDLSGRPYLVHTEPEKMAPMIGEYDTTMTRHILESFVAQAQIALHVHVPYGRNAHHIVECQFKALARALRYASEHDPRAAGILPSTKGAL; this comes from the coding sequence ATGAGCCGCGTAGGCAGGGTGGAGCGGACCACCAAGGAGACCTCCGTGCTCGTCGAGATCAACCTCGACGGCACCGGCAAGGTCGATGTCGCGACCGGGGTCGGGTTCTACGACCACATGCTCGACCAGCTCGGCCGTCACGGGCTCTTCGACCTCACGGTCAAGACCGAGGGCGACCTGCACATCGACTCGCACCACACCATCGAGGACACCGCCCTCGCGCTCGGCGCCGCCTTCAAGCAGGCCCTCGGCGACAAGGTCGGCATCTACCGCTTCGGCAACTGCACCGTCCCGCTGGACGAGTCGCTCGCCCAGGTCACCGTCGACCTCTCCGGCCGCCCGTACCTCGTGCACACCGAGCCCGAGAAGATGGCGCCGATGATCGGCGAGTACGACACGACGATGACCCGGCACATCCTGGAGTCCTTCGTCGCCCAGGCGCAGATCGCCCTGCACGTCCACGTCCCGTACGGGCGCAACGCCCACCACATCGTGGAGTGCCAGTTCAAGGCCCTGGCCCGCGCCCTGCGCTACGCCAGCGAGCACGACCCGCGTGCTGCCGGAATCCTTCCGTCCACGAAGGGCGCGCTGTGA
- a CDS encoding histidinol-phosphate transaminase has protein sequence MTNSSNAWDALPIRDELRGQSPYGAPQLDVPVRLNTNENPYPLPDALVDRIAERVREAARDLNRYPDRDAVELRTELARYLTRTAGHEVATANVWAANGSNEVLQQLLQTFGGPGRTAIGFEPSYSMHALIARGTGTGWISGPRNEDFTIDVEAAKKAIAEHRPEVVFITSPNNPTGTAVDADTVLALYDAAQAARPSMVVVDEAYGEFSHHPSLLPLIEGRPHLVLSRTMSKAFGAAGLRLGYLAAAPAVVDAVQLVRLPYHLSSVTQATALAALEHTDTLLGYVAQLKSERDRLVDGLRELGFAVTDSDANFVQFGRFADSRTAWQQILDRGVLVRDNGVPGWLRVSAGTPAENDAFLDAVRELKKEHDA, from the coding sequence GTGACGAACAGCAGCAACGCCTGGGACGCGCTCCCGATCCGCGACGAACTGCGCGGCCAGTCCCCGTACGGCGCGCCCCAGCTCGACGTACCGGTCCGGCTGAACACCAACGAGAACCCCTACCCGCTGCCCGACGCACTCGTCGACCGCATCGCCGAGCGGGTCCGCGAGGCCGCGCGCGACCTCAACCGCTACCCCGACCGCGACGCCGTGGAGCTCCGCACCGAGCTCGCCCGCTACCTCACCCGCACCGCGGGACACGAGGTCGCCACGGCCAACGTCTGGGCGGCCAACGGCTCCAACGAGGTCCTCCAGCAGCTGCTGCAGACCTTCGGCGGACCCGGGCGCACCGCGATCGGCTTCGAGCCCTCGTACTCGATGCACGCCCTCATCGCCCGCGGCACCGGCACCGGCTGGATCTCCGGACCGCGCAACGAGGACTTCACCATCGACGTCGAGGCCGCGAAGAAGGCCATCGCCGAGCACCGGCCCGAGGTCGTCTTCATCACCTCGCCCAACAACCCCACCGGCACCGCCGTGGACGCCGACACCGTCCTCGCGCTGTACGACGCCGCCCAGGCCGCCCGCCCCTCGATGGTCGTCGTGGACGAGGCGTACGGCGAGTTCAGCCACCACCCCTCCCTGCTGCCGCTCATCGAGGGCCGCCCCCACCTGGTGCTCTCGCGCACCATGTCCAAGGCCTTCGGCGCCGCGGGCCTGCGCCTCGGCTACCTCGCCGCGGCCCCCGCCGTCGTCGACGCGGTCCAGCTGGTGCGGCTGCCCTACCACCTGTCCTCCGTCACCCAGGCCACCGCGCTCGCCGCCCTGGAACACACGGATACGCTGCTCGGGTACGTCGCGCAGCTCAAGAGCGAGCGCGACCGGCTGGTCGACGGACTGCGGGAGCTCGGCTTCGCCGTCACCGACTCGGACGCCAACTTCGTCCAGTTCGGCCGCTTCGCCGACAGCCGCACCGCCTGGCAGCAGATCCTCGACCGGGGCGTCCTGGTCCGGGACAACGGCGTACCGGGGTGGCTGCGGGTCTCCGCGGGAACCCCGGCAGAGAACGACGCGTTCCTCGATGCGGTGCGCGAACTGAAGAAGGAGCACGACGCATGA
- the hisD gene encoding histidinol dehydrogenase has translation MISRIDLRGTALPEGGALRDLLPRAEFDVEAALETVRPICEDVRHRGSAAVIEWGEKFDGVRIDSIRVPADAITGALESLDPAVRAALEESVRRARLVHRAQRRTTHTTQVVPGGTVTEKWVPVERVGLYVPGGRSVYPSSVVMNVVPAQEAGVEGIAVASPPQKEFGGLPHPTILAACALLGVDEVYAAGGSQAVAMFAYGTEDCLPVNLVTGPGNIYVAAAKRLLKGRVGIDAEAGPTEIAILADASADPVHVAADLISQAEHDPMAAAVLVTDSEELAAATEAELKPQVAATKHITDRIEPALAGRQSAIVLVDDLDDGLKVVDAYAAEHLEIQTENAAAVADRVRNAGAVFVGPWSPVSLGDYCAGSNHVLPTGGCACHSSGLSVQSFLRGIHIVDYSRDALAEVTHHVVTLAEAEDLPAHGAALKARFGWKVPQA, from the coding sequence GTGATCTCTCGAATCGATCTGCGCGGTACCGCCCTCCCCGAGGGTGGCGCCCTGCGCGACCTGCTGCCCCGTGCCGAGTTCGACGTGGAAGCCGCCCTGGAGACGGTGCGGCCCATCTGCGAGGACGTGCGCCATCGTGGCTCGGCGGCAGTGATCGAGTGGGGGGAGAAATTCGACGGTGTGCGGATCGACTCGATCCGGGTCCCCGCCGACGCGATCACCGGTGCGCTGGAGAGCCTCGACCCCGCCGTGCGGGCCGCGCTCGAGGAGTCCGTCCGCCGCGCCCGCCTCGTCCACCGCGCGCAGCGCCGTACCACCCACACCACCCAGGTCGTCCCCGGCGGCACGGTCACCGAGAAGTGGGTGCCCGTCGAGCGCGTCGGGCTCTACGTCCCGGGCGGCCGCTCGGTCTACCCCTCCTCCGTGGTCATGAACGTCGTCCCGGCCCAGGAGGCCGGCGTCGAGGGCATCGCCGTGGCCTCACCGCCGCAGAAGGAGTTCGGCGGCCTGCCGCACCCGACGATCCTCGCCGCCTGCGCCCTCCTCGGCGTCGACGAGGTGTACGCCGCCGGTGGCTCCCAGGCCGTCGCGATGTTCGCGTACGGCACCGAGGACTGCCTCCCTGTGAACCTCGTCACCGGCCCCGGCAACATCTACGTCGCCGCCGCCAAGCGCCTCCTCAAGGGCCGCGTCGGCATCGACGCCGAGGCGGGTCCCACCGAGATCGCGATCCTCGCCGACGCCAGCGCCGACCCCGTGCACGTCGCCGCCGACCTGATCAGCCAGGCCGAGCACGACCCGATGGCCGCCGCCGTCCTCGTCACCGACTCCGAGGAGCTCGCCGCCGCCACCGAGGCCGAGCTGAAGCCCCAGGTCGCCGCGACCAAGCACATCACCGACCGGATCGAGCCCGCGCTCGCCGGCCGCCAGTCCGCGATCGTCCTCGTCGACGACCTCGACGACGGCCTCAAGGTCGTCGACGCGTACGCCGCGGAGCACCTGGAGATCCAGACCGAGAACGCCGCCGCCGTCGCGGACCGGGTCCGCAACGCCGGAGCGGTCTTCGTCGGCCCCTGGTCGCCCGTCTCCCTCGGTGACTACTGCGCCGGCTCCAACCACGTCCTGCCCACCGGTGGCTGCGCCTGCCACTCCTCGGGCCTGTCCGTGCAGTCCTTCCTGCGCGGCATCCACATCGTCGACTACTCCCGCGACGCGCTCGCCGAGGTCACCCACCACGTCGTGACCCTGGCCGAGGCGGAGGACCTCCCCGCCCACGGCGCCGCGCTCAAGGCCAGGTTCGGCTGGAAGGTTCCGCAAGCGTGA
- a CDS encoding oxidoreductase: MTEPHDGEIPDGLSAAELGMWQSFRNGTTYDLRSHDPVRDDPFAPHSWGPERSVGARTVARLLLSGPAARPGRVAALKLRGLRITGKLDLAGGRVSPYVELTGCRFEQEVVLPECHFTTLRMVGCAVPRLDAARLHTEGDLHLPRCRIERGIRLTDAQIGTDLLINQIRVGPDRRGRSFVGDGMSVAQDLQAEMIETRGELSLRGAKVGGSLSLRGSRLRASDGRRALNAPQLSVERTLYMTEAWVSIDTGNQGTTPPFGVARGGGPARGTRAQPFECRGAVRLDDGRFGDAVDLHKARFVLADREELSLRRIVTPELRFNAERPREGRVVLNGAKVVTLIDVSTSWPGPGGLAMGGFVYENLVPYGHFPLSRRLEWVLAATPEYVPEPYERLAAVLRSCGEDADAREVLLAKQRRRRETLPPAGRIWGYLQDWTVAYGYRPGRALVWMAVLWAAGAVAFSQYRPESIKGSEHPQWNPALYALDLLVPVIDLGQDGYWLLEGGWQWTAAALVLLGWILATTVAAGASRLLRRG, translated from the coding sequence GTGACCGAACCGCACGACGGCGAGATCCCCGACGGGCTCAGCGCGGCCGAGCTGGGCATGTGGCAGTCGTTCCGGAACGGCACCACCTACGATCTCCGCTCGCACGATCCGGTGCGCGACGATCCGTTCGCCCCGCACAGCTGGGGGCCGGAGCGCAGTGTGGGCGCCCGGACGGTGGCGCGGCTGCTGCTGAGCGGGCCGGCCGCACGGCCCGGGCGGGTGGCGGCGCTGAAGCTCCGGGGCCTGCGCATCACGGGGAAGCTGGATCTGGCGGGCGGCCGCGTCTCGCCCTACGTGGAGCTGACGGGGTGCCGCTTCGAGCAGGAGGTGGTGCTGCCCGAGTGCCATTTCACGACGCTGCGGATGGTGGGGTGCGCGGTGCCGAGGCTGGACGCGGCCCGGCTCCACACGGAGGGGGACCTGCACCTGCCGCGCTGCCGGATCGAGCGTGGCATCCGGCTGACCGACGCGCAGATCGGCACGGACCTGCTGATCAACCAGATCCGGGTCGGGCCCGACCGGCGTGGCCGCTCCTTCGTGGGCGACGGGATGTCGGTGGCGCAGGACCTGCAGGCCGAGATGATCGAGACGCGCGGCGAGCTGAGCCTGCGCGGGGCGAAGGTCGGCGGCTCGCTGAGCCTGCGCGGCAGCAGGCTGCGCGCCTCGGACGGACGGCGGGCGCTGAACGCCCCGCAGCTGAGCGTGGAGCGCACGCTGTACATGACCGAGGCGTGGGTGAGCATCGACACGGGGAACCAGGGCACCACTCCCCCGTTCGGCGTGGCCCGCGGCGGGGGCCCGGCGCGCGGGACGCGCGCGCAGCCCTTCGAGTGCCGGGGCGCGGTGCGGCTCGACGACGGGCGCTTCGGCGACGCGGTGGATCTGCACAAGGCCCGGTTCGTGCTCGCCGACCGCGAGGAGCTGTCGCTGCGCCGCATCGTCACCCCCGAGCTGCGTTTCAACGCGGAGCGTCCCCGGGAGGGCCGGGTCGTGCTGAACGGCGCGAAGGTCGTCACGCTGATCGACGTGTCGACCAGCTGGCCGGGCCCGGGCGGCCTGGCGATGGGCGGGTTCGTGTACGAGAACCTCGTGCCGTACGGCCACTTCCCGCTCTCCCGGCGCCTGGAGTGGGTGCTGGCCGCGACCCCGGAGTACGTACCGGAGCCGTACGAGCGCCTCGCGGCGGTGCTCCGCAGCTGCGGAGAGGACGCGGACGCCCGCGAGGTGCTGCTGGCCAAGCAGCGGCGGCGACGGGAGACGCTGCCGCCGGCGGGAAGGATCTGGGGCTACCTCCAGGACTGGACGGTGGCGTACGGCTACCGGCCAGGGCGGGCCCTGGTGTGGATGGCCGTGCTGTGGGCGGCGGGGGCGGTGGCCTTCTCGCAGTACCGGCCGGAGTCGATCAAGGGGAGCGAGCATCCGCAGTGGAATCCCGCCCTGTACGCGCTGGATCTGCTGGTGCCGGTGATCGATCTCGGGCAGGACGGCTACTGGCTGCTGGAGGGCGGCTGGCAGTGGACGGCCGCGGCCCTCGTGCTGCTGGGGTGGATATTGGCCACGACGGTGGCGGCGGGAGCGTCCCGGCTGCTGCGGCGCGGCTGA
- a CDS encoding LON peptidase substrate-binding domain-containing protein — protein sequence MTTARLPLFPLNAVLFPGLVLPLNVFEERYRAMMRELLQIDEDEPRRFVVVAIRDGRETAPTATGMPDTVAAAPPVERAPGDGFGPDPLQTFHRVGCVADAAKIRERADGSFEVLATGTTRVRLLSVDASGPYLTAEVEELPEDPGAAEDGDSPTDEAGALAEGVLRAFRSYQKRLAGASERSLTTGADLPDDPSVVSYLVAAAAVLDIPSKQRLLQAPDTATRLREELALLRKETAVIRHLPSLPAIDLTRDPTHPN from the coding sequence GTGACCACCGCTCGCCTGCCACTCTTCCCGCTGAACGCGGTGCTGTTCCCCGGCCTCGTGCTGCCGCTCAACGTCTTCGAGGAGCGTTATCGCGCCATGATGCGCGAGCTGCTCCAGATCGACGAGGACGAACCGCGCCGCTTCGTGGTGGTCGCGATCCGCGACGGCCGCGAGACCGCCCCGACGGCCACCGGGATGCCGGACACGGTCGCCGCCGCGCCTCCCGTGGAGCGCGCCCCGGGCGACGGCTTCGGCCCCGATCCCCTCCAGACCTTCCACCGGGTCGGCTGCGTCGCGGACGCGGCGAAGATCCGTGAGCGTGCCGACGGGAGCTTCGAGGTCCTGGCGACCGGCACCACACGGGTCCGGCTGCTCTCCGTCGACGCGAGCGGTCCCTACCTGACGGCGGAGGTCGAGGAGCTGCCCGAGGATCCCGGGGCCGCCGAGGACGGCGACTCGCCCACGGACGAGGCGGGGGCACTCGCGGAGGGTGTCCTGCGGGCCTTCCGCAGCTACCAGAAGCGGCTGGCCGGAGCGAGCGAGCGTTCCCTGACGACCGGCGCGGACCTGCCGGACGACCCGTCGGTCGTCTCGTACCTCGTGGCCGCCGCAGCCGTGCTCGACATCCCGTCGAAGCAGCGGCTGCTCCAGGCCCCGGACACCGCGACCCGGTTGCGCGAGGAGCTGGCGCTCCTGCGCAAGGAGACGGCCGTCATCCGGCACCTGCCGTCCCTGCCGGCCATCGACCTGACCCGCGACCCGACGCACCCCAACTGA